The Pogona vitticeps strain Pit_001003342236 chromosome 3, PviZW2.1, whole genome shotgun sequence genome includes a window with the following:
- the LOC110084137 gene encoding interferon-induced protein with tetratricopeptide repeats 5, whose product MGETSKSNIKKILLQLECHFTWTLRKEDIDPDELEQRILDQIEFLPCKSKVQNYNLLAFVKYLNGKKEDALDDLKKAEEAVKTEHPEDIEKHSLVTWGNYAWLFYHMDNMTEARTYINKMEILCKQHKSTSPYKMKLPHIYCEKAWALLKFGASYYEKAKESFVKALEEEPNNPEFNAGYAIAMYRLENCSGGKKGMQSASLEPLRRAVQLNPDDEFVVPLLALKLQETNNIKEGEKYMEESLAKHPDLPHVLRYAAKFYRKKGEVQIALKYLTKALSLTPNSGFLHHQVGLCYRAMYFDMKKTRGFHHQPTEEMKELLRLCIFHFQTVIEHKTKFFFAHLDLANIYAEGGQIQEAEEMFQRAFGMKKLTCPEKQQLYFNYGRYQQFHKKSDSEAMKQFLEGLKIEYDSYDRKKCKDMLKKLIEKRTKKGPADAKSLGILGFIHQLDGEKRQAIECYERALKMDPGNEEYLSAILNLRLSLQN is encoded by the exons ATGGG TGAAACTTCCAAAAGTAACATAAAGAAAATCCTCCTGCAACTTGAATGCCATTTCACTTGGACATTGCGAAAGGAAGACATTGATCCTGACGAACTGGAGCAAAGAATTCTTGACCAAATTGAGTTCTTGCCATGCAAATCCAAAGTCCAGAATTATAACCTGTTGGCCTTTGTGAAATACTTAAATGGTAAGAAAGAAGATGCTTTAGATGACTTAAAAAAGGCTGAGGAGGCTGTGAAAACAGAGCACCCGGAAGATATTGAAAAGCACAGTCTTGTTACCTGGGGCAACTATGCTTGGCTGTTCTACCACATGGACAACATGACAGAAGCCCGAACGTACAtaaacaagatggaaatcctgtgtAAGCAACATAAAAGCACCTCACCTTACAAGATGAAGCTTCCACACATCTACTGTGAGAAGGCGTGGGCACTCCTCAAATTTGGGGCCAGTTATTATGAAAAAGCTAAAGAAAGCTTTGTAAAAGCCCTGGAAGAGGAACCTAATAACCCAGAATTTAATGCTGGCTATGCAATCGCCATGTACCGCCTGGAAAAttgttctgggggaaaaaaaggaatgcaaAGCGCATCACTAGAACCATTGAGGCGTGCAGTACAACTGAATCCAGACGATGAATTTGTTGTGCCTCTTCTTGCATTAAAGCTTCAGGAAACTAATAATattaaagaaggggaaaaatacatgGAAGAATCCCTTGCAAAACACCCAGACCTTCCTCATGTGCTGAGGTATGCTGCCAAATTTTACAGGAAAAAAGGGGAGGTGCAGATAGCTCTAAAATATTTGACCAAGGCATTAAGCTTAACACCAAACTCAGGCTTCTTGCACCATCAGGTAGGGCTTTGTTATAGAGCAATGTACTTTGACATGAAAAAGACACGTGGTTTCCATCACCAACCCACCGAAGAGATGAAAGAACTGCTCCGACTGTGCATTTTCCATTTCCAGACAGTGATAGAGCACAAAACCAAATTCTTCTTTGCTCATTTGGACCTTGCTAATATTTATGCGGAAGGAGGACAGATTCAGGAGGCAGAAGAAATGTTTCAGAGAGCATTTGGAATGAAGAAGCTGACGTGTCCAGAAAAGCAGCAGCTGTACTTCAATTATGGGCGCTACCAACAATTCCACAAAAAATCTGATTCTGAAGCCATGAAACAGTTCCTGGAAGGGCTGAAAATTGAATATGATTCGTATGACAGAAAGAAGTGCAAAGATATGCTGAAGAAGTTAATAGAAAAGAGAACCAAGAAAGGCCCAGCAGATGCAAAGAGTTTGGGTATCCTTGGATTCATTCACCAGCTGGATGGGGAAAAGAGGCAAGCAATCGAATGCTATGAACGGGCCCTGAAAATGGACCCCGGAAACGAGGAATACCTCAgtgctattttaaatctgagacTTTCTTTACAAAACTAA